The region CCGAGAAAAAATCGGCGAAGTGATCCTGCAGGAACGGACTTAGACGAAATATTCCGCCCACTGGCGGTCATTCTCCCATATGCGCACACGCTCGAGGGTGATGTGCGCCGGCAGCAGTTCCTTCAGTCTGCCGAACACGTAACGAGCGAGCATTTCCGCTGACGGATTTATCGTCTTGAAATAGGGGATATCGTTCAGCATTTTGTGGTCGAGACTTTCGGTCACCTCGCGGAGATGTTTCTTCAACTCGACAAAATCAATGGCAAGCCCGTCGCTCATCACATCCTCGGCGGTCACGGCTATCTCCACCTTATAGTTATGCCCGTGCATGTTCTCGCATTTGCCCTTGTATCCGCGCAGATAGTGCGCGCTCTCGAATTCGCCCATGATCGTCAGCCGGAACATGTCAGCGTATCCGCTTTATCAGTTTGGATATGAGCTCGACCTGCTTTTTCAGGAGCGAGGGATATATCGGCAGCGACACCGACTTTCGATGCGCATCCTCGGCCTTGGGGAATTCGCTCCGTGATATGCCGAGATAATGATAGAGGGGCTTGTAGACGGGGCGCGCGACCTCCACTTCCTGCCGCTTGAACATATCGATGGTCTCCTGCACGCTCATCTCGCCGTTCAACTTGACCACATAGCGGTAATTGTTGGGCACTTCGGCATCATGCACGATAGGGCGCGAACATTTCGCCTGCATGGCCGAGGCGGTATAGATAGCGGCGATCTCTTTTCGGAGCTGAAGCATGCCCTTGTTGCGCACGGGGTTGTCCTTGTCAAGCTCGCGAAGCTCCGCAAGACCGATGGCGGCCTGCAGGTCCGTCGGGAAGAAATTGTATCGCTTCTTGAAATCGTCCTTCTTGTCATAATGGCGCATGTCGCGGATGCCCTCAACGCCTTTCTTGCGCGTGAGTATCATCCCGCCGGCGCCGCCGCTCGTTATCATGCGGGTCGCCGCGAACGAAAAGTAGGCGAAATCCCCGAAGCTGCCCGGCTGCGTATCCTTGAAGCGCGCCCCGAGGGAATGACCGCAGTCCTCGATGATGGGCACCTTCACTTCGGAGAGCTCATCGATGAGGGCCACACTCCCGAACATATGCGATACGATTATCGCCTTGGTGCGATCGGTGATCTTCGCATGCACCTCGTCCATATCCATATTGTAGGTATTATCGCCGATGTCGACGAGCACCGGTTTCGCCTTGCACTGCAGTATCGCCGAGAGCGGCGACGCATTGAGGTACGCCGAGAGGATTATCTCATCGCCCTCCGCAATACCGAGCTGATCGAGTATGAGAGTGAGCGCGGCGGTACCGGTCGATACGAACACCGCCGAATACGATTTCCCGAAATAGTTCGCGAACGCGCGCTCGAAGTCATAGATAACATCGCCGGTGGCGAGCTTATCGCTGATAAGGACGGCGAGCGCCTCCTCAAGGTCCTTTTTCTGAATGGTCGGCCGTGAATGGGATATCATGCTTCTTTCCTTTGCTGCTGCTCGTATGAATAGCCTTTCATGAACGACATTATCCACGCCCAGTCCTTCTTGTCGCGGATTATCATGTAGCGGTATATCTGCAGATTATCCGGATTGCTGCTGAGCGGTATCTTCACCGGGCCGCGGATGATGGTGAAGGCGTTCTTATATCCGGCGGCGCGCACATGCGATACGGTCACCGGCGATCGTATGCCGTAGGGGTAGACGAAGAGCTCCACGGGGACGCCGAGACGCTTTTCAAGCACGCGTTTTGAGCGGAATATCTCGTTCGAGAACACCTGCGGGAGCGTGATGAAGAGGTCATTGTTCACGCGCTCATGATCATAACCATGCGACGCTATGGTACACCCATCGTCAGCGAGCGCTTTGAGCTCGCCCCAGGTGAGGAACGCGCTCCCGACACCGATTATCCCCGGGTATATGGCCAGCACCGGGCGGACGCCGAGCGGCCGAAGCACATTGGTATATGCCGTAATGAGCGTACGGTAGCCGTCGTCTATCGTGATAAGCACATTCGTCCTGCCGGAGACCGAACCGTTGGTGATATCAGGATACGATACGAATCGGAAACCAGCGGATGCGATCTCGTTCATCTGCGCCCGAAAGTCCGCAAGCGGTATATCGGTATAGGACTTGCTCGCCTGCCCTATGAATGAATGATAGCAGAGGATGAACACCGTATTGCTTGCCGCAAAACAGGATTGGATGACGAAAAGAAGTGCCGCGCACCGGACGATGAGCATATCATTGTATCCTTGCATCGATGAAGCGGCGATATTATAGCGGATGCCGCCGTTTCCGCAAGGGGATTGCAAAAATATGAAAATAATATACCATCATCATTAACATAATACCGGACCGGTTATACAGCGGGGAACGGACGCATGAAGGAATTAAGTAAATTCAGTCTGAAAGCGATCGAGGTCATGCGGCATCTGCTTGAGCACGATGTCGTCGAAGAGACCACGATCGATGCTCTTCGCGTCATGGAACTCGAATACTACTCTTTGCTCGATAAGATCGCCGTGCTCGAAGAGCGCGTGAACATCGATGAAAAGACCAACCTGCTCAAATACAAGGACGATTACATCACGATGATCGTCAAGACCGCATCGCGTGTGCTCGACCGCCCTACCCTCAACGATGATTTCAAGATATCGTACATACGCTTCGACATCGATAACTTCTCGCACCTCAACAACAAGTACGGCCACGATAAAGGCGATATCGTCCTCATCGATGTGGCGAAGATACTGCGCACCGCGTCGCGCCCGACGGATTATCCCATCCGTTTCGGCGGCGAGGAATTCGATGTGCTCCTCCCCGCCACCGATCTCGCCGGTGCCGGCGTCTACCTCGACCGTATCTACGGCGCCATGCGTCAGCTCAAGTACGATTTCAACGGCGACACGATACGCCCGACGATAAGCGGCGGTGTCAGTATGATGAAGATACCGTCGATGAGCCTCAAGGAAATAAGCGACAGCACTATGAAGGAAAAATACCTCACGCTGCAGCGCGAGGTCGATGACGCCCTCTACGACGCAAAGCTCGCCGGCAAGGACCGGTTCTGCACCTACGACCCCACCAAGGACTACCACAGCATCCGCACAAAATATGATGCACGGGGCAAGCGCAAGTAATCGCACGATTGTCCCTGTTCTGCGCACTATTGTCCAGAAAAAAAACGAACGCCGCTTCTTGTCTTTTGTCCGAACCATCACTACAATATCCGCCAAGGAGTTCCCCATGGACCGTTACCCGTCTATAAACCCGCGCTATCCGCACATGCTGCATGGCGGGGATTACAATCCCGACCAATGGCTTCACCTGCCGGAGATAATACACGAGGACTTCCGGCTGGCGAAACTCGCTCATATCAATGCGATGAGCATAGCCATATTCGCCTGGACGGCGCTTGAACCGAGCGATGGCAAGTACACGTTCGACTGGCTTGACCGCATCATGGACACGCTCGAGAAGAACGGCATGTACGCCGTGCTCGCCACGCCGTCCGGCGCGCGCCCCGCGTGGCTCTCGCAGAAATACCCCGAAGTGCTCCGCGTAACGGGCGAGCGCAGGCGCAATCTGCACGGGCTCAGGCATAATCACTGCTACACCTCGCCGATATACCGAAAAAAGGTGCGCGAGATGAATACGCGCATGGCAAAGCGATATAAGGATCACAAGGCGCTCCTTGTCTGGCATCTGTCCAACGAATACGGCGGTGAATGCCATTGCGAGCTCTGCCAGGAAGCATTTCGTTCCTGGCTTAAGACGCGCTACCATAACGATATTGATGCACTCAACAAAGCGTGGTGGACAACGTTCTGGAGCCACATCTATACGGACTGGTCGCAGATAGAATCGCCCTCGCCGATCGGCGAAAAGTCCGTACACTGCCATAATCTCGACTGGAAACGCTTCGTGACGCATCAGACCGTCGATTTCATGAAGATGGAGATAGACTCGCTGAAGGGCATAACCACTGACGTCCCGGTGACGACGAATCTCATGGGGTTCTACACCGGTCTGGACTACTGGAAGCTCGCGCCGCATCTGGACATCGTTTCCTGGGACGAGTATCCGCCGTGGCATGAGAGCGGGCAGAGCGAACAGACGATCGCTGAATATTTCGCTTTCGTGCACAATCTCAATCGCTCTCTCAAGCAGGGAAAACCCTTCATGCTCATGGAAAGCGCACCAAGTCCGACGAACGGTCAGCGTGCGGCGAAGCTCCGCAGGCCCGGCATGCACAAGCTTGCATCGCTCCAGGCGGTAGCGCACGGGTCCGATACGGTACAGTATTTCCAATACCGGAAGAGCCGCGGTTCGTGGGAGAAATTCCACGGCGCCGTGGTCGACCATGTCGGACACGAGAACACACGAGTATTCCGCGATGTGACATCGGTCGGCGAGGCGCTCACGAAACTCGATGCTGTCGTCGGCACGACAACACCGGCGGAGACCGCCATCATCTACGATTGGGAGAATCGCTGGGCCATCGACGACTTCTGCGGCGTGCGCAATGACGGCGAACGGAAATATCCCGATGAATGCGTCGATCACTATCGCTCGTTCTGGCGCCGCGGCATTCCCGTCGACGTCATCGATATGAACGAAGACCTCGGCAGATACAAGCTCATCATCGCGCCTATGCTCTACATGGTGAAGCCCGGCGTCGGCGAACGCATCGCTTCATTCGTCGAGAAGGGAGGCGCCTTCGTAACGACGTA is a window of Spirochaetota bacterium DNA encoding:
- the queD gene encoding 6-carboxytetrahydropterin synthase QueD, whose amino-acid sequence is MFRLTIMGEFESAHYLRGYKGKCENMHGHNYKVEIAVTAEDVMSDGLAIDFVELKKHLREVTESLDHKMLNDIPYFKTINPSAEMLARYVFGRLKELLPAHITLERVRIWENDRQWAEYFV
- a CDS encoding GGDEF domain-containing protein, translating into MKELSKFSLKAIEVMRHLLEHDVVEETTIDALRVMELEYYSLLDKIAVLEERVNIDEKTNLLKYKDDYITMIVKTASRVLDRPTLNDDFKISYIRFDIDNFSHLNNKYGHDKGDIVLIDVAKILRTASRPTDYPIRFGGEEFDVLLPATDLAGAGVYLDRIYGAMRQLKYDFNGDTIRPTISGGVSMMKIPSMSLKEISDSTMKEKYLTLQREVDDALYDAKLAGKDRFCTYDPTKDYHSIRTKYDARGKRK
- a CDS encoding aminotransferase class I/II-fold pyridoxal phosphate-dependent enzyme, encoding MISHSRPTIQKKDLEEALAVLISDKLATGDVIYDFERAFANYFGKSYSAVFVSTGTAALTLILDQLGIAEGDEIILSAYLNASPLSAILQCKAKPVLVDIGDNTYNMDMDEVHAKITDRTKAIIVSHMFGSVALIDELSEVKVPIIEDCGHSLGARFKDTQPGSFGDFAYFSFAATRMITSGGAGGMILTRKKGVEGIRDMRHYDKKDDFKKRYNFFPTDLQAAIGLAELRELDKDNPVRNKGMLQLRKEIAAIYTASAMQAKCSRPIVHDAEVPNNYRYVVKLNGEMSVQETIDMFKRQEVEVARPVYKPLYHYLGISRSEFPKAEDAHRKSVSLPIYPSLLKKQVELISKLIKRIR
- a CDS encoding polysaccharide deacetylase family protein, yielding MLIVRCAALLFVIQSCFAASNTVFILCYHSFIGQASKSYTDIPLADFRAQMNEIASAGFRFVSYPDITNGSVSGRTNVLITIDDGYRTLITAYTNVLRPLGVRPVLAIYPGIIGVGSAFLTWGELKALADDGCTIASHGYDHERVNNDLFITLPQVFSNEIFRSKRVLEKRLGVPVELFVYPYGIRSPVTVSHVRAAGYKNAFTIIRGPVKIPLSSNPDNLQIYRYMIIRDKKDWAWIMSFMKGYSYEQQQRKEA
- a CDS encoding beta-galactosidase, with translation MDRYPSINPRYPHMLHGGDYNPDQWLHLPEIIHEDFRLAKLAHINAMSIAIFAWTALEPSDGKYTFDWLDRIMDTLEKNGMYAVLATPSGARPAWLSQKYPEVLRVTGERRRNLHGLRHNHCYTSPIYRKKVREMNTRMAKRYKDHKALLVWHLSNEYGGECHCELCQEAFRSWLKTRYHNDIDALNKAWWTTFWSHIYTDWSQIESPSPIGEKSVHCHNLDWKRFVTHQTVDFMKMEIDSLKGITTDVPVTTNLMGFYTGLDYWKLAPHLDIVSWDEYPPWHESGQSEQTIAEYFAFVHNLNRSLKQGKPFMLMESAPSPTNGQRAAKLRRPGMHKLASLQAVAHGSDTVQYFQYRKSRGSWEKFHGAVVDHVGHENTRVFRDVTSVGEALTKLDAVVGTTTPAETAIIYDWENRWAIDDFCGVRNDGERKYPDECVDHYRSFWRRGIPVDVIDMNEDLGRYKLIIAPMLYMVKPGVGERIASFVEKGGAFVTTYLSGIVDEHDLCFLGGWPGPLRKTLGIWSEEIDAISAGEKNGIVMGKNDLGLSGTYEARLFCDQVHAEGAQVIGTYEKDFYAGNPALTVNSIGKGKAYYLAARMEQRFLDDFYRGISDGSSLTRSLDTELPEGVTAHYRTDGKSRFVFVMNFTDTNKQVALGKEFTDMLAGGTVRGTLDLEPFGVRVLASI